A genome region from Astyanax mexicanus isolate ESR-SI-001 chromosome 19, AstMex3_surface, whole genome shotgun sequence includes the following:
- the LOC111188460 gene encoding uncharacterized protein LOC111188460, which produces MLQVHTAVSRVIEYLELTTGQRFPSADTVLQGYLHFEALTEHDYQYSCMTCGDHPPVVIMDLHKKGAFHLSVSDLPQPPVDFNGEVDVEHFWEALSMEKIGRGFVSSQHNNPFAVPPSFNFWAPWIGKKTRRSNLVLNTEFEKVRPQKLAEVCEITVSEDRLREELYKQKVQLVRKLCRECGLDSSGSRTDLLLRLSKEMQSRQTYDKVFQKIWAASGGWAVVMCPCGIVYSIKCNIRAESPRDFADILLSWKHMPNIVIYDFARGLATQLNLREPERLPFTPHEGRLRAPTADNIAQAKDGKLKVSLPWLNCKKQIPDRDGHPITGSAEHYALYDKFHEDNTKDARDSLRRISLVPQLAGKVNSQVAEQLFARLSKNNYFLNMALPSTHLFLTRNIIQHYNNHKNKQRMDNIKKVFEAEVAMNSYSQAVLGNMVSSQVFTTDPMDTGVPSVSAEVVPPKPPLAMPPTVTPALTVPLTGTMAPPVHLTMMPSTMSPSVVHPAVPLSAMPALTLPPTAKLAPAMPSPAMVALGYLEAIKPWEKDWNSIQSQLLNYVLDTGRPGAEIIVKEGSMCLTREEFWSLGLLRDMDSNIGNACMKLISEAASLVGKDVYIEDMYVVPTWKHNPTNIVANFPEDVDMKDVLVFPAWTKANGPEHYVLCIMKPLLRELIFLDSQYPMHESGFGDDEYRAIFRNIAQQIDPGSWIEKTGHDIVGLPHQSCGNDCGIFMLMYTLSIITSMGFEFQEVDMPLIRKWWCLLLMERFNIEGHGQRFAFWTDEARKLLKGIILPVYRVAKKRAITEEVPVHVQAVADRDEEEKRLVDFIVRSHGAEQHLLGVLNGKPSKWFPQRPSSKVPVYLDSEEQQNTLFAHLKSVLQRMSIQLSFTDEVEFILSVLFPEAITYGLAALRNLSLKQAEQVFICGPVYHHSEVEDFNQKINKQLKKEGRPFS; this is translated from the exons ATGCTACAG GTTCATACTGCAGTGAGCAGGGTCATAGAGTATTTAGAACTCACTACAGGTCAAAGATTTCCCTCAGCTGATACAGTTCTCCAAGGCTATCTTCATTTTGAGGCACTTACAGAACATGATTATCAGTACTCTTGTATGACCTGTGGTGATCACCCACCTGTTGTCATTATGGACCTGCATAAGAAGGGAGCTTTCCATTTGTCAG TTAGTGACCTGCCACAACCTCCAGTGGACTTCAATGGAGAAGTTGATGTGGAACATTTTTGGGAGGCACTTTCAATGGAAAAAATTGGTCGAGGATTTGTATCAA GTCAACATAACAATCCATTTGCAGTTCCACCAAGTTTCAACTTCTGGGCACCATGGATAGGGAAAAAGACTCGCAGATCAAACCTTGTCCTTAACACAGAATTTGAAAAAGTCCGTCCACAAAAACTGGCAGAGGTGTGTGAAATAACAGTCTCTGAAGACCGGCTGAGAGAAGAACTGTACAAGCAGAag GTTCAACTTGTTAGAAAATTATGTAGGGAGTGTGGATTGGATTCCTCTGGATCGCGGACTGACCTCCTCCTCAGACTGTCCAAAGAAATGCAGTCAAGGCAGACATATGACAAGGTTTTTCAAAAGATTTGGGCTGCCTCAG gTGGTTGGGCTGTGGTTATGTGCCCATGTGGCATTGTTTACAGTATTAAATGTAACATCCGAGCAGAAAGCCCACGTGACTTTGCAGACATCTTGTTGTCTTGGAAACACATgccaaatattgttatatatgaCTTTGCACGTGGATTGGCAACACAACTTAATCTCAGAGAGCCAGAAAGATTACCCTTCACACCACATGAAGGACGGTTAAGGGCCCCAACTGCAGACAACATAGCCCAAGCCAAGGATGGAAAACTTAAGGTGTCACTACCTTGGCTGAACTGCAAGAAACAGATTCCAGACCGTGATGGTCATCCAATAACTGGTTCAGCAGAGCATTATGCGCTCTATGATAAATTTCATGAAGATAACACAAAAGATGCCCGTGATTCCTTGCGGAGAATTAGTCTGGTCCCACAACTTGCCGGAAAAGTCAACAGTCAAGTCGCTGAACAGTTGTTTGCAAGATTGAGTAAAAACAATTACTTCCTTAATATGGCATTACCATCAACTCATCTTTTTCTCACGAGAAACATCATACagcattataataatcataaaaacaaACAACGAATGGACAACATCAAAAAGGTTTTTGAAGCTGAGGTAGCAATGAACAGCTACAGCCAGGCAGTGTtag gaAATATGGTATCCTCACAGGTGTTCACAACTGATCCAATGGACACTGGTGTACCAAGTG tttCAGCGGAAGTAGTGCCCCCAAAACCACCTCTCGCCATGCCCCCAACAGTGACTCCGGCCCTCACAGTGCCCCTGACAGGAACCATGGCCCCCCCTGTGCACCTAACAATGATGCCATCTACAATGTCACCAAGTGTTGTACACCCTGCCGTGCCTCTTTCTGCTATGCCAGCCCTCACCTTGCCACCAACAGCAAAACTGGCCCCTGCTATGCCTTCACCAGCAATGGTGGCCCTTGGCTATTTAGAGGCAATAAAGCCCTGGGAAAAAGACTGGAATTCAATCCAGAGCCAACTG CTCAATTATGTGCTGGACACAGGACGACCAGGAGCAGAAATAATTGTGAAAGAAGGGTCCATGTGTCTCACACGAGAAGAATTCTGGAGTTTAGGTTTACTTAGAGACATGGATTCTAAT ATTGGGAATGCCTGCATGAAACTGATCAGTGAAGCAGCTTCTCTGGTG GGCAAAGACGTTTATATCGAAGATATGTACGTTGTTCCTACATGGAAACACAATCCAACCAACATAGTTGCCAATTTTCCA GAGGATGTCGACATGAAAGACGTTTTAGTCTTTCCGGCTTGGACCAAAGCAAATGGACCAGAGCACTATGTTCTATGT ATCATGAAGCCACTCCTGAGAGAGCTGATCTTTTTAGACTCCCAGTACCCAATGCATGAGTCTGGTTTTGGTGACGATGAGTATAGAGCCATATTTAG GAATATTGCTCAGCAAATTGATCCTGGGAGCTGGATTGAGAAGACTGGCCATGATATTGTG ggcTTACCACATCAAAGCTGTGGAAATGACTGTGGAATTTTCATGCTAATG TATACCCTTTCCATCATAACAAGCATGGGTTTTGAATTCCAGGAG GTGGACATGCCTTTGATCCGAAAGTGGTGGTGTCTTCTACTCATGGAGCGCTTCAACATAGAAGG CCATGGCCAAAGGTTTGCCTTCTGGACTGATGAGGCCAGAAAATTGCTAAAGGGAATCATTCTACCAGTGTATAGAGTTGCAAAAAAGAGGGCTATCACTGAGGAGGTTCCAGTCCACGTGCAGGCTGTCGCTGACCGTGACGAAGAAGAAAAAAGACTTGTGGACTTCATTGTGCGATCACATGGAGCTGAGCAGCATTTACTG GGTGTACTCAATGGGAAGCCTTCTAAGTGGTTTCCCCAAAGGCCGTCTTCCAAGGTGCCTGTCTATCTtgacagtgaggaacagcaaaaCACCCTATTTGCCCATCTGAAGTCAGTGCTGCAGAGAATGTCTATACAGCTGAGCTTCACAGATGAAGTGGAGTTCATCCTCAGTGTTCTATTTCCAGAG GCCATCACATATGGCCTGGCTGCGCTGAGGAATTTATCCCTGAAACAGGCTGAGCAGGTCTTCATCTGCGGTCCAGTTTATCATCACAG TGAAGTAGAGGACTTcaatcaaaaaataaacaaacaactgaAGAAAGAAGGAAGGCCATTTAGTTG a
- the LOC111195111 gene encoding LOW QUALITY PROTEIN: uncharacterized protein LOC111195111 (The sequence of the model RefSeq protein was modified relative to this genomic sequence to represent the inferred CDS: deleted 1 base in 1 codon; substituted 1 base at 1 genomic stop codon) — MHITIQEGRAMPKLERCTTCCKKFHCPFCSSSLFNPTKLSKVKTHLESHFSRAVFQKEYTIHRCGLKCRPQLHYHCIHCQSTLSRKADFIKHVSLCKEKDSSVPHIPAKTNPTTPAPKTTTTPAPNTTTTPAPTTTTTPAPNTTTTPAPTTTTTPAPITTTIPARITTTTPAPITTPTLAPATITTPAPITTPTPAPATITTPAPITTPTPAPATITTPAPITTPTPAPITTTTPAPTTTTTPAPNTTTTPAPTTTTTPAPITTTIPARITTTTPAPITTTTPAPATITTPAPITTPTPAPITTTTPAPTTSTSSISATSTTVNVTTMPKTQVKSICAKHKCPKCQVVMNKKNLKRHLERKHTHQYKDITASSNLQSECIDPENGIYTVYKAFHGTSVPLHVQNKVWGENQHVSCESTECQVNMELAWRSGIKAYQCIHLKSITYCALYASSPVLNEETLTEMVNSKWFGDDKKKLCLDRQNKAKNSHVPLSVCVLXNGTPQTKKYISIYEPTVSYYSRLGRVMVTYDTKKNSWHCPCARTKRSCPHKYVAKWHLFQTHRELFRKVRSTEEGKHLSTATEDKDSNDEAELGSQLYPPKDIQKLKDITMYIYKYKKLPAVLPEHLRLPSMEKEYPRHLIPEELMCQHCPGNVPLSDPVLITQKAKILTNLCIVQGSVVDIIQ; from the exons ATGCATATAACAATTCAAGAGGGTCGAGCTATGCCTAAACTGGAAAGATGCACCACATGCTGCAAAAAGTTCCACTGCCCATTTTGCTCTTCATCTTTGTTCAACCCAACAAAGTTAAGCAAAGTCAAAACCCATTTAGAAAGCCATTTCAGCCGAGCTGTTTTCCAAAAAG AGTACACCATTCACAGATGTGGATTAAAGTGCAGACCACAATTGCATTACCATTGTATCCACTGCCAGTCAACGCTGTCACGTAAAGCAGACTTCATTAAACATGTGTCCTTGTGCAAGGAGAAGGACTCTTCTGTACCCCACATCCCAGCTAAAACTAACcccaccacccctgctccaaaaaccaccaccacccctgctccaaatacgaccaccacccctgctccaacaaccaccaccacccctgctccaaatacgaccaccacccctgctccaacaaccaccaccacccctgctccaataaCCACCACCATTCCTGCTCGaataaccaccaccacccctgctccaataaCCACCCCCACCCTTGCTCCAGCAACCAtcaccacccctgctccaataaCCACCCCCACCCCTGCTCCAGCAACCAtcaccacccctgctccaataaCCACCCCCACCCCTGCTCCAGCAACCAtcaccacccctgctccaataaccacccccacccctgctccaataaccaccaccacccctgctccaacaaccaccaccacccctgctccaaatacgaccaccacccctgctccaacaaccaccaccacccctgctccaataaCCACCACCATTCCTGCTCGaataaccaccaccacccctgctccaataaccaccaccacccctgctccagCAACCAtcaccacccctgctccaataaccacccccacccctgctccaataaccaccaccacccctgctccaacaACTTCCACCAGCTCAATTTCAGCAACCTCCACCACTGTCAATGTGACAACCATGCCAAAAACACAGGTGAAAAGCATCTGTGCAAAGCACAAATGTCCCAAATGCCAGGTTgtcatgaacaaaaaaaatttaaaaaggcaccttgaaAGGAAACATACACACCAATATAAGGACATAACAGCAAGTTCAAATCTCCAGAGTGAATGCATAGATCCAGAGAATGGAATTTATACGGTCTACAAAGCTTTTCATGGTACAAGTGTTCCTCTGCATGTTCAAAATAAAGTATGGGGGGAAAATCAACATGTATCCTGTGAATCCACTGAGTGTCAAGTGAACATGGAGTTGGCATGGAGGAGTGGGATTAAGGCATATCAGTGCATACACCTCAAATCAATAACATACTGTGCATTGTATGCCTCCTCCCCTGTACTTAATGAAGAAACACTTACTGAGATGGTGAATAGCAAGTGGTTTGGTGATGATAAAAAGAAGCTCTGCCTTGATCGCCAAAACAAGGCCAAAAACAGCCAtgtacctctctctgtctgtgtgctcTAGAAT GGAACCCCTCAGACCAAAAAATACATATCGATTTATGAGCCCACAGTTTCATACTACAGTCGATTGGGAAGAGTCATGGTGACGTACGACACCAAAAAAAATTCATGGCACTGTCCTTGTGCCAGGACAAAAAGATCATGCCCACATAAATACGTAGCCAAATGGCACTTGTTCCAAACACACCGTGAACTGTTCAGGAAAGTTCGGAGCACTGAGGAGGGGAAACACCTGAGTACAGCAACAGAGGACAAAGACAGTAATGATGAGGCTGAGCTGGGTAGCCAGTTATACCCACCAAAAGATATACAAAAATTGAAGGACATCACCATGTATATTTACAAGTACAAAAAGTTACCTGCTGTTCTGCCAGAACATTTGCGGCTTCCATCAATGGAAAAAGAATACCCAAGACACCTCATACCAGAGGAGTTGATGTGCCAGCACTGCCCAGGCAATGTGCCATTGAGTGATCCAGTTCTCATTACACAGAAGGCCAAAATCCTCACAAACTTGTGTATTGTTCAAGGTAGTGTGGTAGATATAATTCAGTAA